In Aptenodytes patagonicus chromosome 12, bAptPat1.pri.cur, whole genome shotgun sequence, a genomic segment contains:
- the TLX3 gene encoding T-cell leukemia homeobox protein 3, which yields MDPPAGAQGQHQHEPISFGIDQILNSPEQESAPPPPPRGPDGATFLGGPGGRGGAPYPALPAPFPAIAAPFEDSGSYSVNLSLAPAGVIRVPAHRPIPGAVPPPISSAIPAMPAVPSLGSLNFPWMESSRRFVKDRFTAAAALTPFTVTRRIGHPYQNRTPPKRKKPRTSFSRVQICELEKRFHRQKYLASAERAALAKSLKMTDAQVKTWFQNRRTKWRRQTAEEREAERQQASRLMLQLQHDAFQKSLNESIQPDPLCLHNSSLFALQNLQPWEEESAKIPPVTSLV from the exons atggatcCGCCGGCGGGCGCGCAGGGCCAGCACCAGCACGAGCCCATCAGCTTCGGCATCGACCAGATCCTCAACAGCCCCGAGCAGGAGagcgctcccccgccgcccccccggggccccGACGGCGCGACCTTCctgggcggccccggcggccgcggcggcgcgcCCTACCCGGCCCTGCCGGCCCCCTTCCCGGCCATCGCCGCGCCCTTCGAGGACTCTGGATCTTACAGTGTGAACCTCAGCCTGGCCCCGGCCGGCGTGATCCGGGTGCCGGCGCACAGGCCCATCCCCGGGGCCGTGCCGCCGCCCATCTCCAGCGCCATCCCGGCCATGCCCGCCGTGCCCAGCCTGGGCAGCCTCAACTTCCCCTGGATGGAGAGCAGCAGGCGCTTCGTCAAGGACAGGTTCACAG cggcggcggcgctgacgcCCTTCACGGTGACACGGCGGATCGGGCATCCCTACCAGAACCGGACCCCGCCGAAGCGCAAGAAGCCGCGGACGTCCTTCTCCCGGGTGCAGATCTGCGAGCTGGAGAAGCGCTTCCACCGGCAGAAGTACCTGGCCTCGGCCGAGCGCGCTGCCCTCGCCAAGTCCCTCAAGATGACGGACGCCCAGGTGAAGACCTGGTTCCAGAACCGGCGCACCAAGTGGCG GCGGCAGACGGCGGAGGAGCGGGAGGCCGAGCGGCAGCAGGCGAGCCGGctgatgctgcagctgcagcacgaCGCCTTCCAGAAGTCGCTGAACGAGTCGATCCAGCCCGACCCGCTGTGCCTGCACAACTCGTCGCTGTTCGCGCTGCAGAAcctgcagccctgggaggaggagagcgcCAAGATCCCCCCGGTCACCTCCCTCGTCTGA